From the Clostridiales bacterium FE2011 genome, one window contains:
- a CDS encoding glycoside hydrolase family 5 protein codes for MRKKTITALLLALCLMISAAAGLAEPPVQTEGIIIPVVDDLKKFEIPDNDAMAFLKDMKCGWNLGNTFDAFNGYSLHAKGTAMETSWVGAKTTPELIEAIKEAGFNTIRIPVSWHNHVDENNIIDADWLARVKEVAGWALNQGMYVIVNTHHDNDVKYYYPDTVHYARSEEYLSAIWTQMAEAFKDCDDHLILESLNEPRLVGTMYEWNWNNSVSDCRLSAKYINQLNQKFVDIVRGSGGNNATRYLAVPAYCASPWNAADQAFQLPEDIADNRIIVAAHAYTPYNFALNLQSKDRTFDIEKDQNKKGEIASFMNALYNRFIKNGIPVMMDEFGALDKDGNLQDRVNFTSYYVASASARGITCVWWDNHGFTGDGERFGLIRRNTLNWVYPDIALAIQENCLYNR; via the coding sequence ATGCGGAAGAAGACGATTACGGCCCTGCTGCTGGCACTCTGCCTGATGATCAGCGCTGCTGCCGGCCTGGCTGAACCGCCGGTACAGACCGAAGGGATTATCATCCCCGTGGTAGACGATCTGAAAAAGTTTGAGATCCCGGACAATGATGCCATGGCGTTCCTGAAGGATATGAAATGCGGATGGAACCTGGGCAATACCTTTGACGCGTTCAACGGGTACAGCCTGCACGCAAAAGGCACAGCAATGGAAACCAGCTGGGTGGGTGCAAAAACCACGCCGGAACTGATCGAGGCCATCAAGGAAGCGGGCTTCAATACCATCCGGATACCGGTGAGCTGGCATAACCATGTGGACGAAAACAACATCATCGACGCGGACTGGCTTGCGCGGGTAAAAGAAGTGGCGGGCTGGGCCCTGAACCAGGGGATGTATGTGATTGTCAACACGCATCATGACAACGATGTAAAATACTACTATCCGGATACTGTACATTATGCCCGTTCCGAAGAGTATCTTTCGGCAATCTGGACACAGATGGCTGAAGCTTTCAAGGACTGCGATGATCATCTGATCCTGGAATCCCTGAACGAGCCGCGGCTGGTGGGAACCATGTATGAATGGAATTGGAACAACAGTGTTTCAGACTGCCGGCTGTCCGCCAAATACATCAACCAGCTGAACCAGAAATTTGTGGACATCGTCCGCGGATCCGGCGGGAACAACGCCACACGCTACCTGGCGGTGCCTGCTTACTGCGCTTCCCCCTGGAATGCAGCGGACCAGGCGTTCCAGCTGCCGGAGGATATAGCGGACAACCGGATTATCGTAGCAGCGCATGCCTATACGCCTTACAATTTTGCCCTGAACCTCCAGAGTAAAGACCGCACGTTTGATATTGAAAAAGACCAGAACAAGAAAGGCGAAATCGCCAGCTTTATGAATGCCCTGTATAACCGTTTTATCAAGAACGGTATCCCGGTGATGATGGATGAATTCGGCGCCCTGGATAAGGACGGAAACCTGCAGGACCGGGTCAACTTTACATCGTATTATGTGGCTTCGGCCAGTGCCCGGGGCATTACATGCGTATGGTGGGACAACCACGGCTTTACGGGCGACGGGGAACGGTTCGGCCTGATCCGGCGCAATACGCTGAATTGGGTTTATCCGGACATTGCCCTGGCGATCCAGGAAAACTGCCTGTATAACCGGTAA
- a CDS encoding class C sortase has protein sequence MKTKGRPPAGGAGKKKKHRVSNAILVLILLAGVAIAGYPAFSDYWNSMHQTRAIQGYAERVAELDNEEYIAVWESALDYNRRLAEDPNPWAMTDEEIDDYERQLNVDGTGNMGFVSIPRIDVNLPVYHGTSDAVLQTSIGHIDGTSLPAGSVHPDEEDYSKVEFASHSVLSGHRGLPSAKLFSDLDAMEVGDVFYLNILDQTLTYQVDKITVILPEDSSELTLFPGKDYCTLMTCTPYGINTHRLLVRGVRVENDKKLLDVRVTADALKVEPLYVVPFIAGPVLLVMILWVILFAGRKKKSRYY, from the coding sequence ATGAAAACAAAGGGAAGGCCTCCGGCAGGCGGAGCCGGGAAGAAAAAGAAACATCGGGTGTCCAATGCGATCCTGGTGCTGATTTTGCTTGCCGGCGTCGCCATTGCGGGTTATCCTGCATTCAGTGATTACTGGAACAGTATGCACCAGACCCGCGCTATCCAGGGCTACGCGGAACGCGTTGCTGAGCTGGATAATGAGGAATACATTGCGGTCTGGGAGTCGGCGCTGGATTACAACCGGAGGCTGGCGGAAGATCCGAATCCCTGGGCGATGACCGACGAAGAAATAGACGACTATGAGCGTCAGCTTAACGTGGACGGAACAGGGAATATGGGTTTTGTTTCCATTCCACGGATTGACGTAAACCTGCCGGTGTATCACGGAACGAGCGACGCGGTGCTGCAGACATCTATCGGCCACATTGACGGAACCTCGCTTCCGGCGGGCAGTGTGCATCCGGATGAAGAGGATTACAGCAAGGTGGAGTTCGCCTCCCACAGCGTGCTGAGCGGTCACCGCGGCCTGCCCAGCGCCAAACTGTTCAGCGACCTGGACGCAATGGAGGTAGGTGACGTGTTCTACCTGAACATCCTGGACCAGACACTGACCTACCAGGTAGACAAGATTACGGTTATCCTTCCGGAGGACAGCTCCGAGCTGACGCTTTTTCCCGGCAAGGACTACTGTACCCTGATGACCTGCACCCCTTACGGCATCAATACACACCGGCTGCTGGTGCGCGGCGTCCGGGTGGAAAATGATAAGAAACTGCTGGATGTACGTGTGACGGCGGACGCCCTGAAGGTTGAGCCGCTGTATGTGGTTCCGTTTATCGCAGGCCCGGTTTTACTGGTGATGATCCTGTGGGTTATCCTGTTCGCAGGGCGGAAAAAGAAGTCAAGATATTACTGA
- a CDS encoding SpaH/EbpB family LPXTG-anchored major pilin, with the protein MKKLFALMLALALMLTVVCAFAENGGGEGGGETGGETTTGTKTTPSITITTTSKDSEAAVDTTAYTWYRILEADIGSDPESNGVSQSGGAVSYHTDSATKAEALANCGVFKVTRVGDSDRWYVELKTPDTTTGADIAAAIATIDLSLFPTGTFSQTAVAGTATSGDLAPGYYYVKSTAGKNVAVQTLTAVEIEEKNEFPTVEKEVDESDENAQIGDEITFTIKVKVPSTANDQIVLTDTMSAGLSYKSVDSVKMGGGDVAASNYTVAATTDGFTLTLPKALVVSAAEAAEQDTTKVTEFEIVCTAVLDGDAQTANPETNSVTLDYGEHYTTKPKTAEVKTYDFKFNKVDGSTGDQLAGAEFQFLLDGNPMNLIEVTPGEVYRIALPNEEGRTQTITTIGKTVRIYGLDTDVQAYSLQETKAPTGGYNILKAPVEVKPKDGSFGETDVKNNEGSVLPSTGGSGTTIFYVIGGLLIIGAGVVLVARRKAHE; encoded by the coding sequence ATGAAAAAACTGTTTGCTTTGATGCTGGCGCTGGCTCTGATGCTGACGGTAGTATGTGCCTTCGCAGAAAATGGTGGAGGAGAAGGCGGCGGAGAAACCGGAGGAGAGACGACAACCGGTACGAAGACAACCCCGAGCATTACGATTACCACCACTTCAAAAGATTCAGAAGCCGCAGTGGATACGACGGCATATACGTGGTACCGGATCCTGGAAGCTGATATCGGATCTGATCCGGAAAGCAACGGTGTCAGCCAGTCCGGCGGTGCGGTATCCTATCATACGGACAGTGCGACCAAGGCAGAAGCCCTTGCAAACTGCGGCGTGTTTAAAGTGACGCGTGTCGGCGATTCCGACAGATGGTATGTGGAACTGAAAACGCCGGATACCACCACGGGGGCCGATATTGCAGCTGCAATTGCAACGATTGATCTGAGTCTTTTCCCCACAGGAACCTTCAGCCAGACGGCAGTTGCCGGAACCGCTACCAGTGGGGATCTGGCTCCCGGTTATTACTATGTCAAATCCACGGCCGGTAAAAATGTGGCTGTGCAGACACTGACCGCGGTGGAAATTGAAGAAAAGAACGAGTTCCCGACCGTGGAAAAAGAAGTCGATGAGAGTGACGAAAATGCCCAGATCGGCGATGAGATTACTTTTACCATTAAAGTAAAAGTTCCGTCCACGGCCAATGATCAGATTGTACTGACAGATACCATGAGCGCAGGCCTGAGCTATAAGTCCGTTGATTCTGTGAAAATGGGCGGAGGAGACGTAGCTGCCAGCAATTATACGGTTGCGGCCACGACTGACGGGTTTACCCTTACTTTGCCCAAGGCTTTGGTTGTATCTGCTGCTGAAGCGGCAGAACAAGATACCACCAAAGTTACAGAGTTTGAGATTGTATGTACGGCTGTACTTGACGGAGATGCCCAGACTGCCAATCCTGAAACGAACTCTGTGACCCTGGACTATGGCGAGCATTATACAACGAAGCCCAAGACAGCGGAAGTCAAAACCTACGACTTTAAGTTTAACAAGGTCGATGGATCTACAGGCGATCAGCTGGCGGGTGCGGAGTTCCAGTTCCTGCTGGACGGAAATCCCATGAATCTGATTGAAGTGACACCTGGTGAAGTATACCGGATCGCACTGCCGAATGAAGAGGGCAGGACACAGACGATAACAACCATCGGAAAGACTGTACGGATCTATGGCCTGGATACCGACGTGCAAGCCTACAGTCTGCAGGAAACAAAGGCGCCTACCGGCGGTTACAACATCCTGAAAGCTCCCGTTGAAGTAAAACCCAAAGACGGATCTTTCGGAGAAACAGACGTCAAGAACAATGAAGGCTCTGTTCTTCCCAGTACCGGTGGTTCCGGCACCACGATCTTCTATGTGATCGGCGGACTGCTGATCATCGGCGCGGGTGTGGTGCTGGTGGCCCGCCGCAAGGCACACGAATAA
- the lepB gene encoding signal peptidase I yields MARKPRRADTLPDLNEIESEMSQVRSKGKFRQALKGTIGTFIVVAALAVIVAFIFLPVLRITNGHNMEPGFQPGDIVLLTKSDEVNNGEICAFYFNNKLLLRRVIAREGDTVEIDEKGYVKVNGEFLEEDGYISEHALGQCDIDFPFRVQAGQFFVLGDNRDYAFDSRATNFGCISQEEIFGKPMARIYPFNRLAWFGF; encoded by the coding sequence ATGGCCAGGAAACCCAGGAGAGCCGATACACTGCCGGATCTGAACGAGATTGAATCCGAAATGAGCCAGGTCCGCAGCAAGGGAAAATTCAGGCAGGCACTGAAGGGCACCATCGGAACGTTTATCGTGGTGGCAGCCCTGGCAGTGATCGTGGCCTTCATCTTCCTGCCGGTTCTGCGGATTACGAACGGACACAATATGGAGCCCGGCTTCCAGCCCGGGGACATCGTACTGCTGACCAAAAGCGACGAAGTGAACAACGGTGAGATCTGCGCCTTTTACTTTAACAACAAACTGCTCCTGCGCCGCGTCATTGCCCGGGAAGGGGACACGGTGGAGATTGACGAAAAAGGCTATGTGAAGGTAAACGGGGAGTTCCTGGAGGAAGACGGATATATCTCAGAGCACGCACTGGGCCAGTGCGACATTGATTTCCCGTTCCGGGTACAGGCCGGACAGTTTTTTGTGCTGGGAGACAACCGGGACTATGCTTTTGACAGCCGGGCAACCAATTTCGGCTGCATTTCCCAGGAAGAGATCTTCGGAAAGCCGATGGCGCGGATTTACCCCTTCAACCGGCTTGCCTGGTTCGGATTCTGA